In Motilibacter aurantiacus, the genomic stretch GGTTCACCCGGCACGTGCGCGAGTCCCCGTCGGTCGACGCCCGCAGCGGCGTCTCGGCCCGGTTCGCCGTCGCCGCCGCCGAGACGGTCGCCTCCTCGGCCCTGCGCCGCTCCGCGCTCACGGGTGAGGCTCCGGCCGTCGCTCGGTTCTGCGACCTGCCGCCGGTCGTCGACACCCTGCTCGGCAAGGTCGAGTTCGAGGTGAGCGAGGAGGGCAACGAGCGGGAGGTCCTCCGCCACCTGCTGCGTCGCGCCACCGTCGAGGCGTTCCGCGGCCGGTTGGGGGCCAGCGACCTGCCGGCGCTGCTCGAGCGGTTCGACGAGGGGCTGGTCGTCGAGAGCGGAGACCTCGTGACGGGCGCCCGCCTCCTCGAGCAGGTCGGCCCGCTGCCGGGGCTCGGCCGCATCATGGAGCGGCTGGGCATGGACGACGCCGTGGACTCCCCCGCCTACGCCGCCAGCGCCCTGGAGTTCGCCCTCGAAGGGCTCTTCCTCAACCGCCGCATCAGCAAGGAAGAGGGCGCGGGGACCGCCGGCGAGCCGGGCACGCGCACCCTCTACGGGGCCTGAGATGGCGTACCGCTACGGCTCCTACGCCGACGGGCCGGACCCGCTCGCCCCGCCGTACGACGTCCGCCGGGCACTCGACGCGCTGGGCGACGACGTGCTGCAGGGCTCGTCGCTGCGGGACGCGCTGCGCGAGATGATGCGGCGCGGCATGGACGGCCGGCGCGGCCTGGACGACCTGCTTCGGCGGGCACGCCAGCAGCGCAGGGCGGCCCGCCGCAGCGGCCGGCTCGACGGCACGCTGGAGGAGGTACGCCGGCTGCTGGACGAGGCGCTCGGCCAGGAGCGGGCGGCGCTCTTCCCCGACCCCTCGGACGACGCCCGCTTCCGGGAGGCGCAGCTCGACGCGCTGCCCCCGGAGGCCGCACGGGCCCTGCGCGAGCTGACCGACTACGACTGGCGGTCCCCGCAGGCCCGGCAGACGTACGACGAGATCCAGGGCCTGCTGCGCCGGGAGGTGCTGGACTCGCAGTTCCGTGGGATGAAGCAGGCTTTGGAGAACCCCGATTCCGGAGCCATGCAGCAGGTCAAGGACATGCTGTCGGACCTGAACCGGATGCTGGCCAAGGACGCGCGAGGAGAGGACACGCGGTCCGACTTCCAGCAGTTCATGGACAAGCACGGGGAGTACTTCCCCGAGCAGCCGGAGAGCCTGGAGGAGCTGGTCGACGCGCTCGCCCGCCGGGCCGCGGCGGCCGAGCGCCTGCTCAACTCGATGTCCCGGGAGCAGCGCGCCGAGCTCGCCTCCCTCGTCGAGCAGACGCTCGGGGACCTCGACCTGCAGAGCCAGATGGCCCAGTTGCAGGGGCACCTGCGCGGTCGTCGGCCGGACCTGGACTGGCAGGGCCGCCAGCGGATGGACGGCGACCGGGGGCTCGGGATGGGCGACGCCACCAGCGCCCTCGAGGAGCTGGCCGACCTCGACGAGCTGGAGGCGGCGCTCGCGCAGGACTACCCGGGCGCAAGCCTGGAGGACATCGACGAGGAGGCGGTGCGCCGCGCCCTCGGGCGCAGGGCGGTGGACGACCTCGAAGCGCTGCGACGGCTCGAGCGGGAGCTGGAGCAGCAGGGCTACCTCTCGCGCACGGCGGGCCGGCTCGAGCTCACGCCCAAGGCGGTCCGCCGGCTCGGGCAGACGGCGCTGCGCCGGGTGTTCAACGACCTGGCCGCTCCCGGCCGCGGGACCCACGACGTCCACGACGCCGGGGCCGCGGGGGAGCCGACCGGTGCGAGCCGGCAGTGGGAGTTCGGGGACGAGCAGCCGATCGACGTGGTGCGGACGCTGACCAACGCCGTACGCCGTGGCGGCGCGCAGGACGGCCGGGTCCGGGTGCAGGTCGAGGACTTCGAGATCGTCGAGACCGAGCGGCGGTCGGCGGCCGCGGTCTGCCTGCTCGTCGACCTGTCGTACTCGATGGTGCTGCGCGACACCTGGGGGCCGGCCAAGCAGACCGCGCTCGCGCTGCACGCCCTCGTGTCCGGGCAGTACCCCCAGGACGCGGTCCAGATCATCGGCTTCTCGTCCTACGCCCGCGTCCTGCAGCCGGGCGAGCTCGCCGGGCTCGAGGCCGACATGGTGCAGGGCACGAACCTGCAGCACGCCCTCATGCTCGCGAGCCGTTTCCTGGACAAGCACAAGAGCGCCGAGCCGGTCGTGCTCGTCGTGACCGACGGCGAGCCGACCGCGCACCTGCTGCCCGACGGCAGGCCGTACTTCGCCTGGCCCCCGGAGCACGAGACGATCACCGCCACCGTCGCGGAGGTGGACCGCTTGACGCGGCGCGGCGCTGCGCTGAACGTCTTCCTGCTCGACGACGACCCGCGGCTGGTCGACTTCGTGCGCGAGGTCGTGCGCCGCAACGGCGGCAGGATGCTCCAGCCGTCCGCCGACCGGCTGGGGGCGTACGTCGTCAGCGACTACCTGCGCATGCGCCGGGGGCGCGGGGCGCGCCGGGCCTCCTGAGCCGTCATCCGGCACGCCGGCCGTAGACCAGCCGGCGCAGCGCAGCCTCGGCCGGGCCGGGCCTCCCGGCCCGGTCGAGGGCGTACGCGATGCCGACCGTCGCGGCCCACACCAGCACCGCGACGGCTGCGGCGCGCGCCCCGTGCAGGCCGTCGCCGAGGCCGAGGCCCCAGGCCGCCAGCAGCGGCGCGAACAGGACGGACTGGAGCAGGTAGCACGTGAGCGAGCGGCTGCCCGTCGCCGTCAGGGCGCGCCGCACCCGGGCCGGCGCGACGCCCTCCCGGCGGGTCGACCAGTGCGCCAGGGCCGCGACGTACCCGATGCCCGCGAGGACGCCGGTGGCGTCGTGCACCGTCTCCATCGCGGCGTAGGCCGCGCCCGGCTCGACGTCGACGACCCCCGCGACCGCGAGGGCCGCCGGCAGGCCTCCCAGGACGCCCGCACCCACGCCGCCGACGGCGAGCCGGCGCAGGAGCGGCAGGTGCTCGGCGGGCCGGTCGAGCAGGCCCCGGCGGGCAGCAAGCACGCCGACGAGCATGAGGGGCAGCATCACGGGGGCCACCGGCGTGACGGCGAGCGAGACCGCCCAGAAGCCGAGGCGCTCGGGGACGGAGGCCAGGTATCCGGGCGTCGGGCCGAGGACGTCACCCACGGCAAGCAGGCCGCTGCCCCCGCCGAGCAGCAGGGCGCAGAACGCCGCGGTCGCCACCGCCCAGCGCACCAGCACCCGACGGCGACGGAACATCAGGTACGGCAGCAGCAGCCCGGTGAGCCCGTAGACGCCGAGCACGTCGCCCTCGAAGAGCAGGGCCGCGTGGACGCCGCCGAAGGCGACCAGCCAGAGCTGCCGTCGGCGCAGGACGGCCCGCGCCTCACCGCGTGAGGCCCCCGCTTGCTGCTGACGGCGCACGATGTGCCAGGCGCCGTAGCCCACGAGCAGGGCGAACGCGGGGTAGGACCGCTGGTCGACGAGGAGCACCGTGAGAAGGTCGACGGCCCGGTCGAGCCTGTCCCCGCCCTGCAGGCGGCCGCCCAGGCCCGTCTCGCCGCCGTAGGCGTAGACGGCGACGTTGGCCAGCGCGATGAAGAGCAGCAGCCCGCCACGCGCCAGGTCGGGCGCGGTCGAGCGGCCCACCCTTCCCAGCGGCCCGGCAGGCGCCACCGCTCGCACCGCTCGGCCCCCCTCCTGCGGGGGCACTCCCCCCGGCTCCGGGGCCGAGGCTAGCCGCAGACGATCATGAGCGGAGCTGTTCGCGCTCGCAGGCGTAGCAGTCGCGCCCGTCCAGCGCCCAGGCCCGCACCTGCCCGCCGCAGCCCCGGCACGCCTGCTGCTTGTAGACGTAGCGGGCCTGCTCGGGCGGGGTGTCGTCGGGTGCGTCGTCGACGGTGAGGATCGACCCTACCCGCACGCCGCGGGCCATCAGGGAGCGCAGGTCCTCCCACATCGCGGCGTACGTCTCCGCGGGCACCTCGCGTGCCGGTGTCCGCGGGTCCAGCCGGTGCCGGTAGAGCACCTCGGCGCGGTACACGTTGCCCACGCCGGCGATCGCCGCCTGGTCCAGCAGCGCGGCGCCGACCGACCTCGGGTGCGCGAGCAGCCGGCGTACGGCTTCGTCCCCGTCCGCCTCCGGGCGCAGCGGGTCCGGCCCGAGGCCCGAGAGCAGCCGGGCCACGGCCGCGTCGTCCAGCAGGGTGCAGGACATGGGGGCGATGAGGTCGTACGCCGCCCGCTCCCCGGCCAGGCGCAGCCGCGTCCCCTTGCGCGGCTCGGCGCGGGGGTCGTCGTAGCGCAGGAAGAGCCCGCGCAGCCCGAGGTGGACGTGGACGGTGCCGCCGGCGGTGAAGGCGAGCAGCAGGTTCTTGCCGTACGCCTCGGAGCTCTCCAGTGTCGTGCCGTCGAGCAGCGCCGCTTCCGCCGCGAACTTCCCCTGCGGGCTCGAGGCCTGCAGCCGCTCGCTGACGAGGTCGGCGCGCAGCGCGTCGGCATAGCGGTGCAGGGAGTGTCCTTCGGGCATGGCCCTCCCCTACCCCGCGGCGGGCCCTGCGCGCGCCCTCACCCGGCCCTGTCCCCCACGACCGTCGCGCCCGCGACGAGCGCCGCCTCGGGGTGCTCCGCCTCGGCCCGGGAGACCGTGCGCCGGGCGCGCGGGACCAGCAGCGCCGCCAGCGCGGCGAGCGCCGCGGCCCCGGCCAGCGCGGCGAAGCCCCACGTGTAGCCCGACTCGGCGGGAAGCCCCTCTGACGAGGCGCCCGCCGTCACGATGCCGGACATGACGGCCGCGCCCACGGACCCGCCGATCGTGCGGATGTTGGCGTTCATGCCGCTCGCGACCCCCGTCTGCTCCGGCGGGACCGCGTCCACGATGAGGGCGGACATCGCGGAGAAGGCGAGGCCGAAGCCGACGCCGAGGACGGCGGTCGCGAGGCAGAGCTGCCAGACCGTGTCGTGGGCGAAGGCCATGAGCAGGAACGGCACGACGGCGACGCAGGAGCCCGCGAGGACGACCGCCTTGGCTCCGTGGCGCGCGACCAGCCGGCCGGACGCGAGCCCGGCGGCGAACATCGTGACGCTCCACGGCAGCAGGATCAGCCCGGACTCGGTGATGCTCGAGCCGAAGCCGTAGCCCGCGCTCGCCGGGGTCTGCAGGAACTGCGGGAGGAAGCCGAAGGTCGCGTACATCCCCACCCCGATCAGCAGTGCGACGAGGTTGGTGGTCCAGACCGCGGGCAGCCGCATCATCGCCAGGTCGATGAGCGGCGCGTCCGACCGCTGCTCGGCGGCCGCCCAGGCGACGGCCAGCGCCACGGCGGCGGCCAGCAGGCCGAGCACGCGCACCGAGCCCCAGCCCCAGGTGTGCCCCTGGCTGACCGGGAGGAGCAGGCAGACCAGCCAGGCCGACAGCAGGGCGGCCGGGAGCACGCTCACCCGTCCCGGGGTGCGGACCGGCGACGCGGGCACCAGCGCGTAGGTCGCGAGGGCGGCGAGGGACACGATGATCAGCGGGAACCAGAAGAGCCAGTGGTAGTCGAGCGCCGAGACGATCGGGCCGGCCAGCACGATGCCGAGGCCGCCGCCGACCGCCATCAGCGCCGCCAGCGCGCCCACGGCGCCGGCCACCCTCTCCCGGGGGAACTCGTCGCGCACGATGCCGAACGCCAGTGGCAGCACGCCCCCGCCGATGCCCTGGACCACCCGCGCCGCGATCAGCACGCGCACATCGGTGGCGAGCGCGGCGAGCAGAGACCCGGCCCCGAGCGCGGAGAGCGTGACGAGGAGCATGCGCTCCTTGCCGACCGCGTCCCCGATGCGGCCCACGATGGGGGTGAAGATCGACGCCGAGAGCAGGTAGGCGGTCAGCACCCAGGTGGCGGTCGCCTGGTCGGTGCCGAGGTCGTGCTGGATCGTGGCGAGGACGGGCGTCACGAGCGACTGCAGGAGCGCGAACGCGGCGACCGCCGCGGCCAGGACGGCGAAGGTCACCCGGTGGTCGGCAGGCGCTGTGCGCTCGTTCGGATCGTGCATCGTTCCGCTCCTCCACCGTGCGGTTGATCTGGAGGTACCTCCACTTGAGCGACCAGCCTAAGTGGAGACTCCTCCGGCTCGCAACGGGGTTTTCCTGCCCCGGCCGGCCCCGCCGCCGGGCGGGCCGACCCGTCCCGCGCGGATAGGGTCGCGGCCGTGCGACGACTGTTCGGCGGGCTGCCACCCGAGGTGATGGTGCTCTCGGCCGTGGCGTTCGCGGTGGCCCTGGGCTTCGGCGTGCTCGCGCCCGTCATCCCGCTCTTCGCCGAGAGCTTCGGGGTGGGAGCCGCGGCGTCGGGTGCGGTCATCAGCGCGTTCGCGCTGACCCGGCTGGCCTTCGCGCTGTCGGGCGGGCGGCTCGTGGACCGGTTCGGCGAGCGGTCGATCCTCGCCCTCGGCGTGGGCATCGTCGCCGTCTCCAGCGCGGTGGCCGGCCTCTCCCAGACGTACGCCCAGTTGGTCGCCCTGCGCGGCATCGGTGGCGTCGGGTCGGCGATGTTCACCGTGTCCTCGATGAGCCTGCTGCTGCGCGTCGTCCCGGACGACCTGCGCGGACGGGCTGCCGGCCTCTACCAGGGCGGCTTCATCCTCGGCGGCATCAGCGGCCCGGCGCTCGCCGGCCCCTTCAGCGCCTGGTCACTGCGGGCGCCGTTCTTCTTCTACGCCGGCACGCTCGCGGTCGCCGGCGGCATCGCGGTCGCCTACCTCAGCCACGTCAGCCTCCGCGAGCGGTCGGGGGCGGCGCCCGCCGAGGCGACGCGCATGCGCGTGGGGGACGCCCTGCGCAACCGCGCCTACAGCACGGCCCTGTTCGCCAACTTCGCCACCGGGTGGGTGGCCTTCGGCGTGCGCGCGTCGCTGATCCCGCTCTTCGTCACCGAGGGCCTGGACAAGGGCCTCGGCGTGGCCAGCATCGGCTTCACGATCTCCGCCGCCGTCCAGGCGCTGCTCCTGCTGCCCGCGGGCCGCCTGGCGGACCAGCGCGGGCGCAGGCTCACCCTGAGCCTGGGCATGGCCCTCAGCACGGTCAGCCTGCTGCTGCTCACCTTCGAGGAGACCGTGCCCGGCTTCTTCGTGGCGATGGCCTTCTTCGGGGCCGGGTTCGGCCTGGTCTCCCCCGCATCCGGCGCCGTGGTCGGGGACATCGTGCGCGGGCGTGGAGGCAGCGTGGTCGCGGCGTACCAGATGGCCGCCGACGTGGGCTCGATCACCGGCCCCCTGCTGGCGGGGTGGCTCGTGGACGAGGTGTCGTACCCGGCGGCCTTCGGGACGGCGGCGATCATCGTGGCGATCAGCGCCTTGCTCGCCACCACCTTGCCCGAGACCCGCCGCTCCGCCCGGCCCTCCGCGCCCGCCCCGTAGGCCGGTCGGCGGGCCCCGGGGCGGGGCCCGCCGCTGCCGGCCGCCGTCAGCTGGTCGGCATCAGGACCGAGTCGATGAGGTAGACGGTCGCGTTGGCGGTCTGCACGCCGCCGCAGATCACGTTCGCGTCGTTGACCTTGAGCGAGTCGCCGCTACCGGTCACGTCCACGTCGTCGCCCTCGACCGTCGTCTGCATGCCGACGACCTGCTCGGGAGACAGCTGCCCGGGAACCACGTGGTACGTGAGGATCTGCGTGAGCAGGGCGTCGTCGGTCTTCAGCGTCTCGAGGGTCTTCGCGTCGATCTTCGCGAAGGCCTCGTCGACCGGGGCGAACACCGTGAACTCACCGCCGTTGAGCGTGTCCACGAGGTCGACCTTCGGGTTGAGCTTGCCCGACACCGCGGAGACGAGCGTCTTGAGCAGCGGGTTGTTGGAGGCAGCGGTCGCCACCGGGTCCTGGGCCATGCCCTCGACAGACCCGGCCCCGCTCGGCACGGCGGCCGCGTAGTCCGCGCAGCCCGGCCCGACCGGGCCGGACGCGGTGCCCGTGCCGCCCGTCCCCATGGACGCCTCCATCGAGGGGGTCGCCGACGGCGTCATCGGCATCGTCGGCATCGTCGAGGACATGCCGGCCTCGCCGGTGGTGCTCGCTGCGGTGTCGTCACCGTCGTCGCCGCAGGCGGTCAACCCCAGCGTCAGGGCGGCGAGGACACCGGCGACGGCGAGCGGCTTGCGGGTCGCGAGATTCATGATCTGCCTTTCTGTTGTTGTGCGAGTTGCACAGGGGCATGACTGAGCTGGCTGTCGCCCTCCCGAAGGCAGGGCTCAGCTGTTGACGTCGTGACGGCCTCGGCAGCGGCCGCAGCGGGGTCAGTCCGTGACGGAGACGACCACCGAGTGCCAGCCCTGAGACCCCTCAGGGAACGGCGTCTCTCTTGCTTCCGGCTGCACCGCCCCGTCGGTGTCCGCCGCGCGCACCTCGAGCTTGTGGCTCCCGGGTGTGGTGGCCTCCCACTCCCAGACCCACTGCCGCCAGAGGTCGGTGCTCGCGGCGGTGGACAGCTGCGCCTGCTGCCACGGCCCGCCGTCCACCCGGACCTCGACCCTTGCGACTCCACGGTGCTGGGCCCACGCGACTCCCGCAACCGCAACGCGTCCCACCCGGTTGCGGGAGAAGGGCCGTGGGGTGTCGATGCGCGACGCCGTCTTGATCGGCGCCTGCGCTGCCCAGCCCCGCTTCACCCAGTAGGCGTCGTACGCCGCGAACGACGTGACCTCGAGCTCGGTCACCCACTTGGTCGCCGAGACGTAGCCGTAGAGGCCGGGGATCACCATCCGGCACGGGAACCCGTGCTTGGGCGTGAGCGGTCTGCCGTTCATGGCGACCGCCAGCATCGCGTCGCGGCCGTCCATGGCCACGGCCGTCGGGGTGCCGATGGTCATCCCGTCGACCGACCGGCTCACGATCTGGTCGGCGCCGGCCCGGGGCCCGGCCTCGGCGAGCAGCGGCCCGAGCGGGACGCCGAGCCAGCGCGCGGTCCCGACAAGGTCGCCTCCCACCTCGTTCGACACACAGGTCAGCGTGATGTCGCGCTCGATCATGGGCCGTGCGAGCAGCTGCTCCCAGTCGAGCGTGAGCTCCCGCTCGACGTCACCGAAGACCCGCAGGGACCAGTCCTCGGTGGCGACCTGAGGCACCGTGAGGGCGGTGTCGACCCGATAGAAGTCGCGCTCGGAGGTGAAGAAGGCCGACACCCCCGGCGTCTGCAGCACCGCACCGCGGGCGAGCGCCGGCGCAGGGCTCGCCGGCGCCGGGAGCCGCACCGCGGAACGGGACGCGGCGGCGCCCAGCCGGCGGACCGCTGCCCGGCCCACGACGTCGGACCCGAGAGCGGCCACGCCGACCCCCGCGGCCGTAGCCAGGAAGCGGCGCCGGTCGACACCCGAGCCACCGTCACCCGTGCCGTTGTCACCGGTGCCGGGGCCGAACGTGCCGACGTCGCTGGGGACATGCCCTGCGTCGGCCGCGGGCACGTCCCGCGCGGAAGGGGCCCGGACGGCGCGGAGCAGCAGCCCGAGGGCCACCACCCCGGCGACGCCTCCGCTCAAAGAGGGAAGCGCGTCTTGCCAATCCGCGTTCGGACGCGTGACCGCGGCCGCGGCGGCCACGACTCCCAGGGCGGCCACGCCGGCGTACCCGAGGAGCCTGTGCCGGACGGCCAGCACACCGACCGCCAACGCCAGGAGCAGCACTGTGGCGATCACACCGGCGAGCAGGACGTCCTTGTCGTTCTCGCCGAAGCTCCGGATGGCGAGCTCCTTGAGCCACCGCGGGGTCCGGTCGACGAACGCCCCGCCGACGGCGATGACCGGCGACGAGGCACGGCCGAGCAGTCCGGCCACGACCTCGGACACGCCGAGCGCGAGGAGGGCCGCGAGCAGGCCCGCGGCGGCGCCGGCGGTCCCCCGCCACCGCTCGCCGCTGCGCCTGCCCTTGCTGGTCACACCTGGTCTTCGGCTCTGCGCCGGGACCGGACTGCCGGGGTGCGTGCGAGCCAGGTCACTGTTTGAGCACGCACCGTCGGCACCTCCGTCAGCTCAGCGCCTGCTCCAGGTCGGCGACCAGGTCGTCTGCGCTCTCGATGCCCACCGACAACCGGACCAGGTCGGCGGGGACCTCCAGCGGGGAGCCCGCCGCGGACGCGTGGGTCATGCGCCCCGGGTGCTCGATGAGCGACTCCACGCCGCCGAGCGACTCCCCGAGCGTGAACACCTTCGCCCGCTCGCAGACGCGCAGCGCTGCGTCCTCGCCGCCCTTGAGCCGGAACGACACCATCCCACCGAAGGCACGCATCTGCTTGCGCGCGATCTCGTGGCCCAGGTGGCCGGGCAGCCCCGGGTAGAGAACCTCAGCAACTGCAGAAGAGCCGTTCAGGAACTCCACGACGCGCTCGGCATTTGCGCAGTGTCGGTCCATGCGGACGGCGAGGGTCTTGGCGCCGCGCAGCACGAGCCAGCTGTCCAAGGGGCCGGGCACGGCACCAGCGGCGTTCTGGGAGAACGCGAGGCGCTCACCCAGCTCCGCGTCGGCGACGACCAGGGCGCCCCCGACAACATCGGAGTGGCCGCCGAGGTACTTCGTGGTCGAGTGCACGACCACGTCCGCCCCGAGCGCGAGCGGCTGCTGCAGGTAGGGCGAGGCGAACGTGTTGTCGACGAGGACGAGGGCGTCGTTGTCGTGCGCGATCGCGGAGACGGCGGAGATGTCGGCGATCGACAGCAGCGGGTTCGAGGGCGTCTCGACCCAGACCAGCCTGGTGGAGCCGGGGCGCACGGCGGCGCGGACCGCGTCGAGGTCGCGCAGGTCGACGGGGTCGTACTCGATCCCCCACCGCGACCAGACTTTGGCGAACAGCCGGTAGGTGCCGCCGTAGGCGTCGTTGGGGACGATCACGTGGTCGCCGGGCGAGAGGACCGTGCGCAGCAGGGTGTCCTCGGCCGCGAGCCCGCTGGCGAACGCCAGGGCCCGCCGCCCGCCCTCGAGGGCCGCCAGGCACTCCTCGAGGGCGGTCCGGGTCGGGTTGCCCGAGCGCGAGTACTCGTAGCCGCCGCGGAGCCCGCCGACGCCGTCCTGCTTGTACGTCGACGCCTGCACGATCGGCGGCACCACGGCCCCGGTGAGCGGGTCGGGCTCCTGCCCGGCATGGATCGCAAGGGTCTCGAAGCCGTACGCGTCGGTCATGCGTCTCACGCTAGACCCGTCCGGCGCGGGCGGGCGCAGCGCGCCTCGCCGGCGGCCCGGGCCGGCGGGCCCGCCCCGCGGAATCCGCGCGGCCCACCGGGCGTTGCAGAGGCATGCTGTTCGGACGCATGAAGGCTTCCATGGTCCCCGCCGGGTCGGCCCTGCCCGGGCGCCCGGGGCGGCCGTACTCGCTCGCCGGCACGCACACCGTGCTCGGCACCCCGATCGAGGGCCCGTACCCCGAGGGCCTGGAGACCGCGTACTTCGCGATGGGCTGCTTCTGGGGCGCAGAGCGCGCGTTCTGGAAGGTGCCGGGCGTGTGGACCACCGCCGTCGGCTATCAGGGCGGGTTCACCCCGAACCCGACCTACGAGGAGACGTGCACCGGCATGACCGGGCACACCGAGGCCGTGAAGGTCGTCTTCGACCCGGCGAAGGTGACGTACGCCGAGCTGCTCGGGGTGTTCTGGGAGTCGCACGACCCGACCCAGGGCTACCGGCAGGGCAACGACGTCGGCACGCAGTACCGCTCGGCGGTCTACTGGACCTCCGAGGAGCAGCGGGCGGCCGTGGAGGCGTCGCGGGCGGCGTACCAGCAGGAGCTGACCCGCGCCGGCCACGGCGAGATCACCTCGGAGCTGGCCCCGGCCGGTGAGTTCTACTACGCCGAGGACTACCACCAGCAGTACCTCTCGGACGCCAAGGTGCCGTGGGGCTACTGCGGGCTCGGCGGCACCGGTGTCTCGTGCCCGGTGGGGCTGAACGTCCCCGCGCAGGCCGAGCAGACCGCTCCGAGCGCCGGCTAGGACGAGCGGCACGAGGCGACACGGGGCGACACGGGGCGACACGGGGCACAGCGCAGAGGGGCCGGCGACACACGTCGCCGGCCCTTCGTGCGCCTCGCCCCGCCCTTCCCGCCCGTGAAGGTCAGGGGGCGGCGAGATAGCCCAGCAGGTCCTGCCGGGTGATGACGCCGACCGGGTCGCCGTCCGCGATGACCACGGCGGCACCGGATTGCTCCAGTGCGGTGACCGCGGCGCTGACCGGCTCGCCGGCGCCGAGGATCGGCAGCGGGTCGCTCATGTGCTGGTCCAGCCGGTCCGCAAGGTGCGCCCGCCCGGCGAACA encodes the following:
- a CDS encoding vWA domain-containing protein, coding for MAYRYGSYADGPDPLAPPYDVRRALDALGDDVLQGSSLRDALREMMRRGMDGRRGLDDLLRRARQQRRAARRSGRLDGTLEEVRRLLDEALGQERAALFPDPSDDARFREAQLDALPPEAARALRELTDYDWRSPQARQTYDEIQGLLRREVLDSQFRGMKQALENPDSGAMQQVKDMLSDLNRMLAKDARGEDTRSDFQQFMDKHGEYFPEQPESLEELVDALARRAAAAERLLNSMSREQRAELASLVEQTLGDLDLQSQMAQLQGHLRGRRPDLDWQGRQRMDGDRGLGMGDATSALEELADLDELEAALAQDYPGASLEDIDEEAVRRALGRRAVDDLEALRRLERELEQQGYLSRTAGRLELTPKAVRRLGQTALRRVFNDLAAPGRGTHDVHDAGAAGEPTGASRQWEFGDEQPIDVVRTLTNAVRRGGAQDGRVRVQVEDFEIVETERRSAAAVCLLVDLSYSMVLRDTWGPAKQTALALHALVSGQYPQDAVQIIGFSSYARVLQPGELAGLEADMVQGTNLQHALMLASRFLDKHKSAEPVVLVVTDGEPTAHLLPDGRPYFAWPPEHETITATVAEVDRLTRRGAALNVFLLDDDPRLVDFVREVVRRNGGRMLQPSADRLGAYVVSDYLRMRRGRGARRAS
- a CDS encoding DUF418 domain-containing protein, whose translation is MGRSTAPDLARGGLLLFIALANVAVYAYGGETGLGGRLQGGDRLDRAVDLLTVLLVDQRSYPAFALLVGYGAWHIVRRQQQAGASRGEARAVLRRRQLWLVAFGGVHAALLFEGDVLGVYGLTGLLLPYLMFRRRRVLVRWAVATAAFCALLLGGGSGLLAVGDVLGPTPGYLASVPERLGFWAVSLAVTPVAPVMLPLMLVGVLAARRGLLDRPAEHLPLLRRLAVGGVGAGVLGGLPAALAVAGVVDVEPGAAYAAMETVHDATGVLAGIGYVAALAHWSTRREGVAPARVRRALTATGSRSLTCYLLQSVLFAPLLAAWGLGLGDGLHGARAAAVAVLVWAATVGIAYALDRAGRPGPAEAALRRLVYGRRAG
- a CDS encoding Fpg/Nei family DNA glycosylase yields the protein MPEGHSLHRYADALRADLVSERLQASSPQGKFAAEAALLDGTTLESSEAYGKNLLLAFTAGGTVHVHLGLRGLFLRYDDPRAEPRKGTRLRLAGERAAYDLIAPMSCTLLDDAAVARLLSGLGPDPLRPEADGDEAVRRLLAHPRSVGAALLDQAAIAGVGNVYRAEVLYRHRLDPRTPAREVPAETYAAMWEDLRSLMARGVRVGSILTVDDAPDDTPPEQARYVYKQQACRGCGGQVRAWALDGRDCYACEREQLRS
- a CDS encoding MFS transporter, coding for MHDPNERTAPADHRVTFAVLAAAVAAFALLQSLVTPVLATIQHDLGTDQATATWVLTAYLLSASIFTPIVGRIGDAVGKERMLLVTLSALGAGSLLAALATDVRVLIAARVVQGIGGGVLPLAFGIVRDEFPRERVAGAVGALAALMAVGGGLGIVLAGPIVSALDYHWLFWFPLIIVSLAALATYALVPASPVRTPGRVSVLPAALLSAWLVCLLLPVSQGHTWGWGSVRVLGLLAAAVALAVAWAAAEQRSDAPLIDLAMMRLPAVWTTNLVALLIGVGMYATFGFLPQFLQTPASAGYGFGSSITESGLILLPWSVTMFAAGLASGRLVARHGAKAVVLAGSCVAVVPFLLMAFAHDTVWQLCLATAVLGVGFGLAFSAMSALIVDAVPPEQTGVASGMNANIRTIGGSVGAAVMSGIVTAGASSEGLPAESGYTWGFAALAGAAALAALAALLVPRARRTVSRAEAEHPEAALVAGATVVGDRAG
- a CDS encoding MFS transporter; this encodes MRRLFGGLPPEVMVLSAVAFAVALGFGVLAPVIPLFAESFGVGAAASGAVISAFALTRLAFALSGGRLVDRFGERSILALGVGIVAVSSAVAGLSQTYAQLVALRGIGGVGSAMFTVSSMSLLLRVVPDDLRGRAAGLYQGGFILGGISGPALAGPFSAWSLRAPFFFYAGTLAVAGGIAVAYLSHVSLRERSGAAPAEATRMRVGDALRNRAYSTALFANFATGWVAFGVRASLIPLFVTEGLDKGLGVASIGFTISAAVQALLLLPAGRLADQRGRRLTLSLGMALSTVSLLLLTFEETVPGFFVAMAFFGAGFGLVSPASGAVVGDIVRGRGGSVVAAYQMAADVGSITGPLLAGWLVDEVSYPAAFGTAAIIVAISALLATTLPETRRSARPSAPAP
- a CDS encoding fasciclin domain-containing protein gives rise to the protein MNLATRKPLAVAGVLAALTLGLTACGDDGDDTAASTTGEAGMSSTMPTMPMTPSATPSMEASMGTGGTGTASGPVGPGCADYAAAVPSGAGSVEGMAQDPVATAASNNPLLKTLVSAVSGKLNPKVDLVDTLNGGEFTVFAPVDEAFAKIDAKTLETLKTDDALLTQILTYHVVPGQLSPEQVVGMQTTVEGDDVDVTGSGDSLKVNDANVICGGVQTANATVYLIDSVLMPTS
- a CDS encoding molybdopterin-dependent oxidoreductase, giving the protein MTSKGRRSGERWRGTAGAAAGLLAALLALGVSEVVAGLLGRASSPVIAVGGAFVDRTPRWLKELAIRSFGENDKDVLLAGVIATVLLLALAVGVLAVRHRLLGYAGVAALGVVAAAAAVTRPNADWQDALPSLSGGVAGVVALGLLLRAVRAPSARDVPAADAGHVPSDVGTFGPGTGDNGTGDGGSGVDRRRFLATAAGVGVAALGSDVVGRAAVRRLGAAASRSAVRLPAPASPAPALARGAVLQTPGVSAFFTSERDFYRVDTALTVPQVATEDWSLRVFGDVERELTLDWEQLLARPMIERDITLTCVSNEVGGDLVGTARWLGVPLGPLLAEAGPRAGADQIVSRSVDGMTIGTPTAVAMDGRDAMLAVAMNGRPLTPKHGFPCRMVIPGLYGYVSATKWVTELEVTSFAAYDAYWVKRGWAAQAPIKTASRIDTPRPFSRNRVGRVAVAGVAWAQHRGVARVEVRVDGGPWQQAQLSTAASTDLWRQWVWEWEATTPGSHKLEVRAADTDGAVQPEARETPFPEGSQGWHSVVVSVTD
- a CDS encoding cystathionine gamma-synthase; the encoded protein is MTDAYGFETLAIHAGQEPDPLTGAVVPPIVQASTYKQDGVGGLRGGYEYSRSGNPTRTALEECLAALEGGRRALAFASGLAAEDTLLRTVLSPGDHVIVPNDAYGGTYRLFAKVWSRWGIEYDPVDLRDLDAVRAAVRPGSTRLVWVETPSNPLLSIADISAVSAIAHDNDALVLVDNTFASPYLQQPLALGADVVVHSTTKYLGGHSDVVGGALVVADAELGERLAFSQNAAGAVPGPLDSWLVLRGAKTLAVRMDRHCANAERVVEFLNGSSAVAEVLYPGLPGHLGHEIARKQMRAFGGMVSFRLKGGEDAALRVCERAKVFTLGESLGGVESLIEHPGRMTHASAAGSPLEVPADLVRLSVGIESADDLVADLEQALS